TTTTAAGGAACTCTTTTGTCATTGGGAAAGATGGCTTGAATGATTAGTGTTTCCCACATACAGCGCcaaattgatgatgcaaaaaattatcaattgaGCTCCTCGCCATAGTGGATGGACGAAACTATGATTTGTGTTGTCTCTGTTGGAGGAAAACTTACAAAATGAACTGGGTGGAAGAATAACACATTGGTGTGGCATTAGCCAAACCGCCTCTGATGCTGAAGTCAGTAAAAGAGAAagattttagagagaataaacTGGTGAGTGATTTTTGtagagtatttgtgtgtacctttaACTTTTGTTGCCTTCTCCTTTTATAGTTGCGTGCCTCATTAATGGGCAATGAATTGTTGTATTTATGTTCAACGACTAGTGCGTTACAAAATCTTTGCCTGAAGTTCACAACTCACTCTGTGACCGTTGCTCCATTCGTTACTCTTTGTCATCAATGAGAATAATAAATGTGTAACGTCTTCTCTTGATTAATGACAATCTCCTCTTAATGACGATCATAAATTACTGACTCATCAGTTTCTATGCTTAATACAATATTGTTCAGTTTATATATAATAGTGCAAATACTTGTGGTTTCAAACATCATGGATTGAAGGTGTAATCAAGATTTAGTCATGCAGTAATTTTGCCTTGCAAATGACACCATGATACTTAAAAGCCATCATAAGAAAccattttatttgataattattatttaaatgacaTTACATTGAGGAAAACGAAACAAACTTTATTCAAACCACATAGTGGTTCACCATCcttattacatgtatttttcaGAATTCTAATTTGGCGCAAATGCCTTTTGAAGATATTCAACTACACCATTTTCTAGTTGGAAGGCCTTGATGAGCACATCAGAATTGATGGGAGGATTAGATCCAAAGACTGTGTTCGCTATGGTGATCAACCCAGGATTTTGGCTGTTGAAACTAGCAAAGGCAAGAGCAGCAGTCTCCCCTATGTTGATTTGGAAGTGAATGAGACCAATTGGGAATATAAAGACATCTCCCTTATTTAGAACTTTGGTGAAAAGTTTGTTTGAGTCGGATGTGACAAAACCAACTAAGAGAGTACCCTCAATGACTACCAAAAGCTCAGTGCTGTGAGGGTGAGTGTGAGGAGGATTCAGGGCATATGGTGCGTAGTCTATGCGAGCCAAAGATATGCCAAGAGTGTTGAGACCTAGTAAGTTATCGACGTTCACAAGAGTGATATTTAATCCATTTTTGTTTCTAgtgtttttgggaatattgagtccagagaagaaaaaatcattCGCTATGACTTGTGCTGGGTCCTTGCAAAAATTTCCATTCATAAATTCTACACAAAGAAAAGTTTGTTATTGTCATAAATAAGACATTTCTGTAACAATGTAGAGTAACATGTCATGTAGGGAAAAAAAACCGTAGGCCATAATTTCATTAATGTGAGAACTTATACGTAATTCAAAAGAAATTGATTGATAATACTGCTACTGCTAATAATAATGAGAGTGTCTTTTATACATACCACCAGATTTGAGGTTGTTAATTGCGACACAGAAGTCTTGCAAAGGGCTAGGGTCATAGGCAGAAGCCAAGGAGGATGCTAAGGCCAAAATAGCCATAGTCACAAGGAAATAAACACCTTTCATCATATTTGAGGAGGTTATCTCTATCTTATATGGTATACTATTCTTGGTTGAGTGAGGGATGAGAAACATAGCAATATGGAAATGTCTACTTATAGAGAGGAGGGTGAGAGAAGCGGCCtatgttttttcaaaaacttggtAATTGTTTAACCCTTTGCATGGACGGAGCCATGTTTGGACttgggggggcaatggcccccctccctttttaaaaaaaaaattattattattatatatattaggtactaattttagcaattttgttttagaaaattacacttttgctcccttaaaaatatcattgattcttttaagagtattgttatagtcacaaatttttctataacatttttacagacggttaaggtaacaaattcttattgattcGCATTTGGGCTTACCATTTAcattattagcaatttgtaaaaaggtttgcagttcaaacattttccacattttaaagaccattaaaaaatatttatatgtcaaaaatctaaaaaagaaatatacaagtccaaaaaaattagtacaacaacaaaaattatcaatagtaaaactaaaaaaaataaaaaattaagcctGATCAGccaattttacttaaaacaaaaattctaaccctttaaaaatttttaaacaactagTAACTAAGCAACTAAGTAGCAACAAAGTCGAAGGCCAAAGTTATTGTACACAACCAACAGCAGAGCCGCCCCCCCTAACTCTAagttctggctccgtccctgaccctttgtcacatttttttattttaaaatttaattaggtAAACCTATTTTCTTTAACCACTACTTGTCGTACAGTTTTAAAACCCAATCAATCAAGTGGAACCTCTTCAATGGCATAGTGTAGTTTTAATGTTACATATACTTTGGCCAAAATCAATccaataaaacaataatagtTACTGAAATGTTCCAATCAAGTGGGACCTCTTTAACTTGAGATTGCAACAATAATCCAAGTGACCAACAATAATCGTTACTGAAATGGCATTGTGTAGTTTTTATGTTATGTTCTTGCTTTTCCTCTTCTTTGTAACATATATTCTGGACCTAATCTTAATTGATGGGTACTAAAGACAATAAGTGGTAGTTAGATTCAATCGTTTTCTAGAACCAAGCAAGTGACCAACAACTACCAGGTATCTAGTTTATTCTAGCTTTTCCCcttctttgttctctcttcagtatttgtacttcaaaaaaaaaaaaattgatgtttaCACGAAGGTATTTGGTGAATTCTGTTGATGTacatctatactactatttaaggaatTTCTCTTGCttgaattcataatttttttggttcaaaatatCTCTAcatccctatgtttaagtaaagacaaaattaaagaataatccagtaaaaatacaactctaaattcccactaaaacattacctaaaaaataaggtCACTATAgcatttcaaactttttttatatacttataaattaaattctcaaaataaaaacataaatttctttttgctacaaaataagactactaaaaaaaaaaaaagtatcaccACACACATGGAGCGCCTGTGTAAACTAATGAAAATACTTATCTACCAAATATACAAATCTCAAAGCCTTTACAAATGTTATGAATTGATAGCCCAAGAGCATAAGATCATACACCAGTAATTTAAGTCCACAACCCAAAAATATAGCCCAATGCCTTCGGCAAAATTAGCACCTGGTGTTGTCTAAATTTGGACCCACGAAATCCAACCCAAATACCCAGTTTTATAGCACAGTAAGTTGATCAGCCAAGGGCCCATTGTGGATCAAGCCACGTCCCACGTGTGAAGAAGTCATCCAAGGGGAAAAATTAGAAGTGGTGGATTGGAGGGTTAAAGAGTCATCCCGCATTTTCTTGGGATCACTTAAGAAACTTTCAGATGAGTTTGGAACATTTGTGAGATTAATAGTTTCGTGAAGACAGTGTATAACCTACAAACAcaccaaatttgaaaaaaaaattcacattgatTAATGCGGCAAATTGTTAGTGGcaggtaaaaaagtaatgtcaacAGTTAATCTAGATAAGAATCATTAAATTAAGCTTTCCCACtcaattgttgtaaaaattttttgtgtttgtagcATTGCTCATCCTGTGAACCTTTTGTTCAGTAGTTTGGTTAGAGAGAAATCTCTTTTAGGGTATTGTAAAGGTGCAACCTCTTACCATTGTATTTATAAGAAAGAGTATTTGAGTGTATTTGGAATTGAAcaaagtttggtttaaaacATATAATTGAAGAAAAGTCAATGTAGTTATGTATTCGAATACAATTGAATAATCTAACTGTACTTAAGAAATTgcacaaaaattttattcaataaatgtTACGTATgagatatgaaaaatattttttgaaaatgtaaaataaacattaaacaaaaacaaatacaaaacaaaatgaatTCCTTAAAATTTTTAGGATTGGATGATGGGTGTCTTATCTCCATCTCGTCCTCTTTTGGGTGGGCGAACCCAAGCATGACAAGTTGGAGCAAGGTAGGATGAAGGGTTATTGTCATCTTTAACTACTTTGTTTTGGCTCTGATGAGAGGGAAAAATGGTTTAATTCACTTGGAAAAGtggtttaattttattatagaaaatttaaaaatatatatatagtgttatactagtaaaaaaattgaaaattacacaCAGGATACATTGTTTAATTCACTAATATAGCTCACCATTTTATTTCAtcataagagagagagagattagaatTTCATGGATATTTAATTCCTTTAAAAGATGTATTTGTTAACCAAACCAAAGGATCAAGATTTTTATCATCTTTGATTGTAACTCAAGATTTTgtaaaatacaaccaattaagGAGTCCGGACCATTAACAACACCTAGCACAAGGCTAGGTTTGTTTTGGCTGAAGACATTTTCAGGAAATTAATTTACACCTGGGTGCGTGTTTGGCACCACTTGAAAATACAGTCAAACTGAAAATTTGATTCagtttaactataaaataaGCCCCTTAAGCTGTAAAtacatttttgtttctattttaccttcaaatggtTTTCAGGactcaaagagagagagagagagagagagagagagagagcaagaagaGAGAGCATCGGTGGCCACCCAGCCAAGCTCCAGCTAGCTCAGATTGTGTCGCCCCCACCGCCTAGATCACGCGCTGgccaagcttttttttttttttctcaactctTCGTCTCCCTCTTGCTCACCATCACCGATCTGGCCGTCACTAACCACCACCCCACCCCTCCCTCATCACTGATCCACAAACACCCAAGACCCACCTCTTCGATCGTCAACCATGCACCGACAAGTACAGGTTAAGCTCCAACGTTGCCGCCATCTAGATCAGAGCCTTGCATCTCGTTCTCATTGCCGCCGCTGATGATCGTCGCCGCTGCTAAAGACCGatctatctctctttccctcaatctctcaatctctctctttgatctttgaatttttttttttttttttttttttgtggtggtgtgggtggtggtgttttggtggtttgTGTTGTGTGGTGCTGCTGTGTGGGTGGTAGATTTTctgatataaaatttgtttgaaagttGAGAAAATagctaagaaaatgtgagaaatttgtagaaaatttacattttcaaaatataaccaaacacttgaaattattttctaacataattcttaaaatgcaaccaaacactataaattattttcctttctcgaaaatattttcacttgaaattattttacacccgaaaaatattttacactaaaacaaacacagccttaGTGGAAATTCAAACGTCCTAACCCTTTGTGTGGCTTTTGGCCCCGGTTGTCACAAGATTCACAATATTAACCAACCCTAGCAAAACTAACGCAAATGCAACacacttaaattaaataaaacatgaCACCGCAGACTGGGAAGACATCCAATTTCCAGTAATAAAAATGaggattaaaataataaacgcattattattattattattttaaaaaatgattacaaagaaagaaaataaatatacaaaCAGATAACCAAAAACCTCTTAGGGGTCAAGCAAGTAGTAggaacaaaagcaaaaactaaaacaCAGCAGCAATAGAAGCCTGTTCTTAGCCCAATGTAAATacaacaaatttattttctcactcACACATCATATCTTACACCAAtacttaaaacttcaaattttaggaaaagaaaataattttttttttttataagaaaagaaaataatgaaatcaAGACACAAAGAGAGCGTATTGCCAGAGGTCCGCCATCAAACTTTGTCACCCAAATTGATATAcaacatgaaaattttcaaacacaaGATTTGGGGTAACGAAGCCATAAGCCCCCAAAATATCCCCCCACCCAGTCCACCTGTACAAACCACATCCATAGAAGTTTTGATGGCATTTGCTCACTCATTTTCTCTGACTTGGAAATTAATCAGCAACATATACAAATCTATGAATAATGATGCAAAATTCAATGACAaattaaaatcatttaattCACAGAACGCCCAACTAATGCCAATTACAGGACAAACCAATAACCTGAATAATTCTTCCTTGGAAACAACAGTATTGGTGTAAATCTACCTGCCCCACACAAATAAGAGGAATAAACACATTCAAATAAGATAGGAGCTTGCAAAAACGAAACAAAGAATTGTGGGAACCAGGAATGTACTTGtcaaaaactataaaacaaacTTCACCAGCTCTTAAAGAAGTCATGCTTGGAGATGGATGGCATCTGCTCAATCACATCCTATTACTAGGgaaaaaatcaataacattctaattttaaattatgatgcAAAATCCAAAGACAGGTTTAAATCATCAAATTCCTAGAAAGCCCAATAGTGCAAAGCataattgattttattctaCCCCAGCAACCATAGTTGGGTCACGATCACCACCATCAACCTACCTGTATTCCAATAATAGGCATTACTGCATTTGAACAAGACATGACTTTTTCAAGACAGAAtaaccaaaaattaaacaagATTGAAGTACGAAGGGAAAAGAATACAATGAAAGTTCAGACCATCACCTAACGAGACTAGGATTGTAGGAGAAAATAATGAAAGCGGGAGAAAAAGAAATCTTATAGCCAAATCAAACTCCACCACTTCAGCAACCAAGCACCAAAAGACAGTCTGTTTCCTGTACGCATGTTAGGGTTGAGATTTTAACACACTCCAAATTGCAGCagttaccaaaaaaacaaatggaAGAACTCTTCTCTACAAGACAAATACCTTCCTTTCCTGACAATTAGAGCACTAATGTTTTAAGAATGCAACTCATACATATGTGACTGCCCAGTGATGAGCTCCAAAAAGCATAAGGTTAGAGTGCGAAAAGACCAAATTGATGATCAAAAGTTAACAAAGGATATTATAAATGCAAGTACATGACAATCAAAAAAGGATCCAGCAACAGTCTACCTGCCCACTAACTTTCTACAACTCATACATATGTGACTGCCTAGTGATGAGCTCCAAAAAGCATAAGGTTAGAGTGCGAAAAGACCAAATTGATGATCAAAAGTTAACAAAGGATATGGTAAATGCAAGTACATGACAATCAAAAAAGGATCCAGCAACAGTCTACCTGCCCACTAACTTTCTACAACTCATACATATGTGACTGCCCAGTGATGAGCTCCAAAAGCATAAGGTTAAGAGTgcaaaaagacaaaattgaaGATCAAAATTTAACAAAGGATATGATAAATGCAAGTACATGACAATCAAAAAAAAGGATCCAGCAGCAGTGTACCTGCCCACTAACTTTCTACAACCTTGCTAAGCACCCCAGGTAAGAACTTGCAAAACTTGCTTGATGCAGGAGAcagaagaagatttttatttagtattatttatgtttgcgagtcaattgtatttttatattttaggtcctattagtttattaggctattagtattttaatttggaagcaagattatttttgtaataaggttATTAGGGTTTCTTAagccaattagaactagggtttagcaATCCTTCATAAGCCCTATATTGTACTCCTTGAGgagatagttgatattttgatgaatgaaaaaaatggcCGTTTGGTTGTTCTTTGGTCAAGTGCTGAGTCCAGGTCCACCC
The sequence above is drawn from the Castanea sativa cultivar Marrone di Chiusa Pesio chromosome 5, ASM4071231v1 genome and encodes:
- the LOC142637282 gene encoding germin-like protein subfamily 1 member 13, producing the protein MFLIPHSTKNSIPYKIEITSSNMMKGVYFLVTMAILALASSLASAYDPSPLQDFCVAINNLKSGEFMNGNFCKDPAQVIANDFFFSGLNIPKNTRNKNGLNITLVNVDNLLGLNTLGISLARIDYAPYALNPPHTHPHSTELLVVIEGTLLVGFVTSDSNKLFTKVLNKGDVFIFPIGLIHFQINIGETAALAFASFNSQNPGLITIANTVFGSNPPINSDVLIKAFQLENGVVEYLQKAFAPN